In Sphaeramia orbicularis chromosome 15, fSphaOr1.1, whole genome shotgun sequence, a single genomic region encodes these proteins:
- the zranb1b gene encoding ubiquitin thioesterase zranb1-B, translated as MTELVAKWACEYCTYENWPSAIKCTMCRAQRPSGGAIITEEPFKSSPALDASLHQWDPAGLSNSPTQGGSSLLICPDSSARPRVRIADVPETSSKWSCHMCTYLNWPRAIRCTQCLCQRQQAQQQHAQHSTHQGHHTQQPHSPTESPQTSGSGCRSSLTATTTDPCEEYNDRNRLNTHAQHWTCTACTYENWPKALKCVVCDHPRPNSLLAEPIELASEPESQQPSSKLNEQDRDNRRGVVGHVGGQGVGVVVGGVGGCSSSQRRSPPTSKRESEVNMDFQRIELASGAGIGSKEELEVDFKKLKQIKNRMRRTDWLFLNACVGVVEGDLAAVEAYKTSGGDIARQLTSDEVRLLNRPSAFDDGFTLVHLAIRFQRQDMLAVLLTEVSQQAAKCIPAMVCPELTEQIRREVAASLHQRKGDFTCYFLTDLVTFTLPADIEDLPPAVQEKLFDEVLDRDVQKELEEESPIINWSLELGTRLDSRLYALWNRTAGDCLLDSVLQATWGIYDKDSVLRKTLHDSLHDCSHWFYTRWKEWESWYSQSFGLHFSLREEQWQEDWAFILSLASQPGSSLEQTHIFVLAHILRRPIIVYGVKYYKSFRGETLGYTRFQGVYLPLLWEQSFCWKSPIALGYTRGHFSALVAMENDGFDNRGAGANLNTDDDVTVTFLPLVDSERKLLHIHFLSAQEMGNEEQQEKLLREWLDCCVTEGGVLVALQKSSRRRNHPLVTQMVEKWLDGYRQIRPCASLSDGEEEEDDDDE; from the exons ATGACCGAGCTGGTTGCCAAGTGGGCCTGTGAATACTGCACATACGAGAACTGGCCGTCAGCCATCAAGTGCACCATGTGCCGCGCTCAGAGGCCCAGTGGGGGTGCCATCATTACTGAGGAGCCCTTCAAAAGCAGCCCTGCTCTGGATGCCAGTCTGCACCAGTGGGACCCTGCAGGCCTCAGTAACAGCCCGACCCAGGGGGGTTCCAGCTTACTTATTTGTCCAGACTCCAGTGCCCGGCCCCGTGTTCGGATTGCTGATGTACCTGAGACAAGTAGCAAGTGGTCCTGCCACATGTGCACCTACCTGAACTGGCCTCGTGCCATCCGTTGCACCCAGTGCCTGTGTCAGAGGCAACAGGCGCAACAACAGCACGCACAACATTCAACCCATCAAGGACATCATACTCAGCAGCCACACAGTCCCACAGAATCACCACAGACCTCAGGCTCTGGATGCCGGTCTTCCCTCACAGCCACGACTACAGATCCCTGTGAGGAATATAATGACCGTAACAGGCTCAACACTCACGCACAGCACTGGACCTGCACTGCCTGCACTTACGAGAACTGGCCCAAAGCACTTAAGTGCGTGGTGTGCGACCACCCTAGGCCAAATAGTCTCTTAGCTGAACCCATTGAACTGGCCTCAGAGCCTGAGAGCCAACAACCTTCTTCAAAACTTAACGAACAGGACAGGGACAACAGGAGGGGTGTTGTTGGGCATGTAGGTGGGCAAGGAGTTGGGGTTGTGGTAGGTGGGGTTGGGGGTTGTAGCAGCAGCCAAAGGAGGTCTCCCCCAACCTCTAAACGGGAGTCGGAGGTGAATATGGACTTTCAGAGGATCGAGCTGGCGTCAGGGGCTGGCATTGGGAGCAAAGAAGAGCTTGAAGTGGATTTCAAAAAACTGAAGCAAATAAAGAACAGAATGAGAAGGACTGATTGGCTGTTCCTCAATGCCTGTGTTG GTGTGGTGGAGGGCGACCTGGCAGCTGTAGAGGCCTACAAAACATCGGGAGGAGACATTGCGAGGCAGTTAACATCAGACGAGGTGCGCCTGTTGAATCGACCATCAGCATTTGACGACGGCTTCACGCTGGTTCACTTAGCCATCCGCTTCCAGAGACAGGACATGCTGGCCGTGTTACTCACTGAG GTGTCCCAACAGGCAGCCAAATGTATTCCTGCTATGGTGTGTCCTGAGCTAACGGAGCAGATACGCCGGGAGGTAGCAGCATCTCTGCATCAGCGAAAGGGAGATTTCACATGCTATTTTCTCACTGACCTGGTGACCTTCACGCTACCCGCAG acatTGAGGACTTGCCCCCCGCTGTTCAGGAAAAGCTCTTTGATGAGGTTCTGGACCGTGATGTACAAAAAG AACTTGAAGAAGAGTCTCCCATCATCAACTGGTCTCTGGAGCTCGGGACGCGGTTGGACAGCCGACTGTACGCTCTGTGGAACCGTACAGCTGGAGACTGTCTGCTGGACTCGGTGCTGCAGGCCACCTGGGGCATCTACGACAAGGACTCGGTTCTCCGCAAGACCCTCCACGACAGCCTGCACGACTGCTCCCACTG GTTTTACACACGCTGGAAGGAGTGGGAGTCGTGGTATTCGCAGAGTTTCGGCCTCCACTTTTCCCTCCGAGAAGAACAGTGGCAGGAGGACTGGGCTTTTATCCTCTCCCTCGCTAGTCAG cCGGGATCCAGTTTGGAGCAGACCCACATTTTCGTTCTTGCACATATACTTCGTAGGCCAATTATTGTCTACGGAGTGAAGTATTACAAAAGTTTCCGTGGTGAAACACTCGGGTACACCCGTTTTCAAG GTGTGTACTTGCCCCTTTTATGGGAGCAGAGTTTCTGCTGGAAGAGCCCCATCGCTCTGGGCTACACACGGGGCCACTTCTCAGCGCTGGTGGCCATGGAGAACGACGGCTTTGACAATCGAGGCGCGGGCGCCAACCTCAACACAGACGATGACGTGACGGTTACATTCCTGCCGCTGGTCGACAGTGAGAGGAAGCTGCTTCACATTCACTTCCTCTCAGCGCAGGAA ATGGGTAATGAAGAACAACAGGAGAAGCTGCTGCGGGAGTGGTTGGACTGCTGTGTGACGGAGGGGGGGGTCCTGGTGGCTCTTCAGAAGAGCTCCCGCCGACGCAACCACCCACTGGTCACCCAGATGGTGGAGAAGTGGCTGGACGGCTACCGGCAGATCCGCCCCTGCGCCTCTCTGTCAGAcggcgaagaggaggaggacgacgacGATGAGTGA